From the genome of Scytonema hofmannii PCC 7110, one region includes:
- a CDS encoding SGNH/GDSL hydrolase family protein yields the protein MNTPAKTFPTWVFLSLATNVILIFAIALLIARQQELAAFFGLIPNPTTINPESQSKAQAATLPVVPKLGPRHQLSYWEWVDILKQEAKVAAKKNLQHLTILAGDSLSLWFPSELLPKDRNWLNQGISGEKTTGLLKRLNLFNATNPETIFVMIGINDLIRGVSDETILENQQQIMRSLRKSHPTAQIVVQSILPHGVEQVTWESKEKLLAIPNSRIRQLNQQLEGIAKKEGVKYLDLYPLFANSQGNLRSELSTDGLHLSQKGYLVWSSAIQLYGAIELHNTKKMAQQIR from the coding sequence GTGAACACTCCTGCAAAAACCTTCCCCACCTGGGTGTTTCTATCTCTCGCCACCAATGTCATTTTAATCTTCGCGATCGCTCTGCTGATTGCCCGACAGCAGGAATTGGCAGCGTTTTTTGGGCTAATCCCTAATCCCACTACAATCAACCCAGAGAGTCAATCCAAAGCTCAAGCCGCCACCTTACCTGTAGTGCCTAAGTTGGGACCGCGTCACCAACTTAGTTACTGGGAATGGGTAGACATTCTCAAACAAGAAGCTAAAGTAGCTGCCAAAAAGAACCTGCAGCATTTGACAATACTAGCAGGAGATTCTCTCAGTCTGTGGTTTCCTTCTGAGTTATTACCCAAAGACAGAAATTGGCTAAATCAGGGGATTTCTGGAGAAAAGACAACAGGATTATTAAAGAGATTAAACTTATTCAACGCCACCAATCCAGAGACAATTTTTGTCATGATTGGGATTAATGACCTGATTCGAGGGGTCAGCGATGAGACAATTTTAGAGAATCAGCAGCAAATCATGCGCTCTTTGCGAAAGAGCCATCCAACAGCGCAAATTGTAGTCCAGTCGATTTTGCCCCATGGAGTCGAACAAGTCACTTGGGAAAGCAAAGAGAAACTGCTCGCAATTCCTAACAGTCGCATTCGCCAATTAAATCAGCAACTAGAAGGCATAGCCAAAAAAGAAGGCGTAAAGTATTTAGATTTATATCCTTTATTTGCTAACAGCCAAGGCAATCTGCGTTCCGAACTCAGTACTGATGGGTTACACCTGAGCCAGAAAGGTTATTTGGTTTGGAGTTCTGCTATACAGTTATATGGTGCAATAGAATTACACAACACGAAGAAAATGGCTCAACAGATACGCTGA
- a CDS encoding 4-hydroxy-3-methylbut-2-enyl diphosphate reductase — translation MDTKAFKRSLQHSENYHRKGFGHQAEVATQLESEYQSQLIQEIRNSNYTLTRGDVTIYLAQAFGFCWGVERAVAMAYETRTHFPTERIWITNEIIHNPSVNQRMREMDVEFIPVEGSKKDFSVVGSGDVVILPAFGASVQEMQILNDKGCKIVDTTCPWVSKVWNTVEKHKKGEHTSIIHGKYKHEETVATSSFAGKYLIVLNMGEAEYVADYILNGGNREEFLAKFSKACSSGFDPDKDLERVGIANQTTMLKSETEQIGKLFEHTMMKKYGPAELNRHFQSFNTICDATQERQDAMLELVEQKLDLMIVIGGFNSSNTTQLQQIADQRGVVSYHIDSVARLLSGNKIEHRELNGQIAIAENWLPDGKIVVGITSGASTPDKVVEDAIEKIFEFKATAVVA, via the coding sequence ATGGATACCAAAGCTTTTAAACGTTCTCTACAGCATTCAGAAAACTACCATCGTAAAGGGTTTGGTCACCAAGCAGAAGTCGCTACACAGTTAGAGTCGGAGTATCAGAGCCAATTGATTCAGGAAATTCGCAACAGTAACTACACCCTAACTCGTGGAGATGTTACCATTTACCTAGCCCAAGCTTTTGGTTTTTGTTGGGGTGTGGAACGTGCTGTAGCAATGGCTTATGAAACCCGCACCCATTTTCCCACCGAACGCATTTGGATTACGAACGAGATTATTCACAATCCCTCGGTGAATCAACGAATGCGGGAGATGGACGTAGAGTTTATTCCTGTAGAAGGAAGCAAAAAAGACTTTTCTGTTGTGGGTTCTGGAGATGTCGTCATCCTACCCGCTTTTGGGGCAAGCGTCCAAGAGATGCAAATCCTGAACGACAAGGGTTGCAAAATAGTCGATACAACTTGTCCTTGGGTGTCTAAAGTGTGGAATACTGTTGAAAAGCACAAAAAAGGCGAACACACTTCTATCATTCACGGTAAATACAAGCACGAAGAAACAGTTGCAACTAGTTCTTTTGCTGGTAAATATCTCATAGTACTGAATATGGGGGAAGCTGAGTATGTAGCTGACTATATTCTCAACGGTGGCAACCGCGAGGAATTTCTAGCAAAATTTAGTAAAGCTTGTTCTTCGGGTTTTGACCCCGATAAAGATTTAGAACGGGTGGGGATTGCGAATCAAACCACCATGCTCAAAAGCGAAACCGAGCAAATTGGAAAACTGTTTGAGCATACTATGATGAAAAAGTATGGACCTGCTGAGTTAAATCGGCACTTCCAAAGCTTCAACACAATTTGTGATGCTACTCAAGAACGTCAAGATGCCATGTTGGAGTTAGTGGAACAAAAACTGGATTTAATGATAGTGATTGGTGGGTTTAATTCATCAAATACCACACAATTGCAACAAATAGCAGATCAACGGGGAGTTGTTTCGTATCATATTGACAGTGTCGCACGGCTTTTATCGGGCAACAAAATTGAACATAGAGAACTCAATGGGCAAATAGCGATCGCAGAAAATTGGTTACCAGACGGGAAAATAGTAGTAGGAATCACCTCTGGTGCCTCTACACCGGATAAGGTGGTAGAAGACGCGATCGAAAAGATTTTTGAATTTAAGGCGACAGCCGTTGTTGCGTAA
- a CDS encoding SDR family oxidoreductase — MKKMLITGVSGFLGWHLCQLAKQECVVYGTYFSHFVEIPGITTLKVNLTDFQELKQVFSDIKPTAVIHTAAQSQPNFCQTHPHESYAINVEASCNISGLCADASIPCVFTSTDLVFDGLNAPYRETDPVSPVNLYGEHKVMAEKGMLERYPRTAICRMPLMFGMATPTATSFIQPFIQTLKEGKDLNLFIDEFRTPVSARTAAKGLLLALDKVQGCIHLGGKERISRYDFGLLMAEVFQLSSSHIKASRQQDVKMAAPRPSDVSLDSSKAFALGYQPLSLREELAIG; from the coding sequence ATGAAAAAAATGTTAATTACAGGAGTGAGTGGCTTTTTAGGTTGGCACCTTTGCCAGTTAGCTAAACAAGAATGTGTTGTATACGGAACCTACTTTTCCCACTTTGTAGAAATCCCTGGTATAACCACCTTAAAAGTTAACTTGACAGATTTTCAGGAGCTAAAGCAAGTTTTTAGCGATATCAAACCAACAGCAGTGATTCATACTGCAGCACAATCCCAACCCAATTTTTGCCAAACGCATCCTCATGAATCCTATGCAATTAACGTAGAAGCCTCATGCAATATTTCCGGGCTTTGTGCAGATGCTTCAATTCCTTGTGTTTTTACCTCAACAGATCTAGTTTTTGATGGTTTAAATGCTCCGTATCGAGAAACAGATCCAGTTTCTCCCGTCAATCTTTATGGAGAACATAAAGTTATGGCAGAAAAAGGTATGTTAGAACGTTATCCTAGGACAGCTATTTGCCGAATGCCATTAATGTTTGGGATGGCAACACCCACCGCCACAAGTTTTATACAGCCCTTTATTCAAACTCTCAAAGAAGGAAAAGATTTAAATTTATTTATAGATGAATTTCGGACTCCAGTGAGTGCAAGAACTGCAGCAAAAGGATTATTGCTAGCATTAGATAAAGTACAGGGATGTATTCATTTAGGAGGAAAAGAGCGGATTTCGCGATATGATTTTGGTCTATTGATGGCGGAGGTGTTTCAACTTTCAAGCAGTCATATTAAAGCTAGCCGACAGCAAGACGTGAAAATGGCAGCCCCTAGACCTTCTGATGTTTCTTTGGATAGTTCCAAAGCTTTTGCGTTGGGGTATCAACCTTTATCTTTACGAGAAGAATTAGCTATAGGGTAG
- a CDS encoding type II toxin-antitoxin system VapC family toxin — MYLLDTNICIALLNENIKVVSTFNRFFSQCYLSTIVLSELYKGIYCSQQVKKNLESLVELTELLPVEPFDLNAAMEFGKIQRTLRQIGKPTGEIDALIAAVARSRQDILVTNNIKDFENIPNLQLENWL; from the coding sequence ATGTATCTACTAGACACTAATATCTGTATTGCACTGCTTAATGAGAATATAAAAGTAGTCTCCACATTCAATCGCTTTTTCAGTCAATGCTATCTTTCTACAATCGTCCTTTCAGAGCTTTATAAAGGGATTTACTGCTCTCAACAGGTTAAAAAAAACCTAGAAAGTCTTGTAGAACTGACTGAGTTACTACCTGTTGAGCCATTTGATTTAAATGCTGCTATGGAATTTGGTAAGATTCAGCGTACACTGAGACAGATTGGTAAACCCACAGGAGAAATAGATGCACTCATTGCAGCTGTTGCTCGTTCTCGTCAAGACATTCTCGTCACTAACAATATTAAAGACTTTGAAAATATACCTAACTTACAATTAGAAAACTGGTTATAG
- a CDS encoding type II toxin-antitoxin system PemK/MazF family toxin, which produces MYRGEIWWANLPDPVGSEPGYRRPVLVIQDDTFTQSHIRTIIVVIITSNIRLSDAPGNVFLPCEATGLPKDSVANVSQIFTVDKTFLVERVGALPTHLQEEVDEGLRTILYL; this is translated from the coding sequence ATGTATCGCGGAGAAATTTGGTGGGCAAATTTGCCCGATCCAGTCGGTTCGGAGCCTGGGTATCGTCGTCCGGTTTTAGTTATTCAAGATGATACTTTTACTCAAAGTCATATCAGAACTATTATTGTTGTAATTATTACTTCTAACATTCGGTTGAGTGATGCTCCGGGGAATGTGTTTTTACCGTGTGAAGCTACAGGTTTACCCAAAGATTCTGTAGCTAATGTGTCTCAAATTTTTACTGTTGATAAAACGTTTTTGGTAGAACGTGTTGGAGCACTACCAACACATTTACAGGAAGAAGTAGATGAAGGATTGCGAACAATCTTGTATCTTTAG
- a CDS encoding type II toxin-antitoxin system VapC family toxin, whose translation MIVLDTHIWVWWVDGNKRLTEKHQEDIEEYQSQGLGVSIVSCWEVAKLVEKNRLFFSCSVSEWLEGALSYPGVKLLNLTLPIVVDSTQLSGFHSDPFDQIIVATARNYGCPLLTVDTKILNYSGVKTLL comes from the coding sequence ATGATTGTACTTGACACGCATATTTGGGTTTGGTGGGTTGACGGTAACAAACGATTAACTGAAAAACATCAAGAAGATATAGAAGAATATCAATCTCAGGGTTTGGGAGTAAGTATTGTTTCTTGTTGGGAAGTTGCCAAGTTAGTAGAAAAAAATCGACTGTTTTTTTCTTGTTCAGTTAGTGAATGGCTAGAAGGGGCTTTGTCTTATCCTGGAGTAAAACTGTTAAATTTGACGCTACCAATAGTAGTCGATTCAACCCAACTAAGTGGGTTTCATAGCGACCCTTTTGACCAAATTATTGTAGCTACAGCTAGAAATTATGGGTGTCCTTTGTTAACTGTTGACACAAAAATCCTTAACTATTCTGGCGTGAAAACGCTTTTATAG